A section of the Drosophila subobscura isolate 14011-0131.10 chromosome A, UCBerk_Dsub_1.0, whole genome shotgun sequence genome encodes:
- the LOC117897365 gene encoding uncharacterized protein LOC117897365, with amino-acid sequence MDDNQTHIEADTPNSEPTIEPQVEVDASNLVLNPSFHMQGVPMNGDMAGSSLSSCIGDKFNDGSTDTTDNFEDVAVPDNREDVAVPGIQMHENPQPSSSKISNTSNFKANLQPTRRRRTAPAYFNDPESIGARVAKRSRGRAAPIELAAPLDITNFLQGLSARMVTERLTQQAFLQFTKTANRAVQKAIASSKRALGEAPK; translated from the exons ATGGATGATAATCAAACCCATATTGAAGCTGACACTCC GAATTCGGAGCCGACTATTGAGCCGCAAGTGGAGGTAGATGCTTCCAATCTCGTGTTGAACCCGTCGTTCCACATGCAGGGCGTTCCGATGAATGGCGACATGGCTGGTTCAAGCTTAAGTTCATGCATAGGAGACAAATTTAACGATGGTTCCACAGACACCACAGACAATTTCGAGGATGTGGCTGTTCCAGACAACCGCGAGGATGTGGCTGTTCCAGGCATACAGATGCACGAAAACCCACAGCCCAGCTCTTCAAAAATATCGAACACATCCAATTTTAAAGCTAATTTGCAGCCAACTCGTCGTCGACGCACCGCACCGGCCTACTTCAATGATCCGGAATCAATTGGAGCGCGTGTGGCCAAGCGTAGTAGAGGCAGAGCTGCCCCTATTGAATTAGCTGCGCCCCTAGACATAACAAACTTCCTTCAGGGGTTGTCTGCCCGAATGGTGACCGAGCGCCTGACCCAGCAGGCCTTTCTGCAGTTTACCAAAACCGCTAATCGCGCAGTGCAAAAAGCCATAGCTAGCTCCAAAAGAGCCTTGGGGGAGGCCCCTAAGTAG